tcaagccatcctcccacctcagcttccctagtaactgggactcgGGAAGGCTTGTGCCCCcgagccctgctaatttttgaactttttcgtagacatggggtcttgccatgttgcccaggctggtctcaaactcctaggctcaagctatcctcccacctcagcctcccaaaatgctgggataacaggcgtgaaccaccgctcctggcctgtaTATTTTATTGTACCTCCAAGCCAACTGCCAGTGATATACacaccattattttatgtacaacaacaacaaaaacaaaccctacAAGACCAGCTAAACTGTGACACAgtgctttcttttgtgtttttcattgtttgattttattatgGTATTGGCAAGGCcaaaattttcatgtatttacacatatatatataatttcacatatttattattttataaattttacatttatgttctgttttttttttcttttcttttctttttttttttttgggacagggtttcactcttgttgcccaggctggagtgcagtggtacgatcttggctcactgcaaccaatgcctccaggattcaaacgattctcctgcctcaggctcccgagtagctgggattacaggcatgtgccaccacgcctggctgatttttgtatttttatagagatggggtttcatcatgttggccaggctggtcttgaactcctgacctcaggtatccacccgcttcagcctcccaaagtgctgggattacaggtaggcgccaccgcgcccagctgtacCTTGTTCTTTCCAACAGCTATGTAATAGGGCACTGCCGGAGTGTAACAGCGTTTAGCTAACTGATCCCCCATGGATGGATTTCTATGGATTTCTAGGTGATTGCTATTTACTGACTACGATGACTGGCTTCTTTGGCTGTATCCTCCTTGCCTGACACAGGAACATCTGGGGCCTTCCCTGTCCTACTGTCCCTCCCACAGCAAGGCCCTGGCCCCTCACTGTGtgtctccccaccccactcccaggtCAGTGACTGGTGGGAGGAATTTGTGTACCTGCGCTCCCGAAATCCGCTGATGGTGAACAGCAACTATTACATGATGGTGAGAAGGGGAGGGGTGAGGTTCACAGGCCCCAGGTCTAGGGTTGGGGTACCTGGATGGAATGTGACATTCATGCTCAGTGACCTGGATCTGGACGCACCATCTGGGATTCATCGTTCCGCCCTCTTTTGGGGTCAGGACCTGTATTTGGGTCAGTGGTTCCATCAAGGGCAAACCTGACCCCGGGTGTTTTGCCGTCCCCTCTCCTGGTCCCCAGGACTTCCTGTATGTCACACCCACGCCTCTGCAGGCAGCTCGCGCTGGGAATGCCGTGCACGCCCTCCTCCTGTACCGCCACCGCCTGAACCGCCAGGAGATACCCCCGGTAAGAGGGCCCCAGTGGGCTGGGGATGGAGGTGTGGTCCTGTGGCCTTTGGGCCACAGGGGTCCTGGAAGGCAGCTCACAGCCCACGGTTTCCTGCAGACTTTGCTAATGGGAATGCGTCCCTTATGCTCTGCCCAGTATGAGAAGATCTTTAACACCACGCGGATTCCAGGGGTCCAAAAAGGTGAGACCCTCTCCTGTCCCCACTGATGGAGGCAGAACAATATAGTGGCTAAGAGCATGTTTTCTGGAGTCCGCCTGCCTGAGCTGGGACCCATTGCatccttgctgtgtgaccttctgCACGTTattaccctctctgagcctcagcttccacTAAAGTGGGATAATAATTGTACCTAGGAGCTGGAcgcggtgacttatgcctgtaatcccagttctttgggaggccgaggtggacgattgcttaggccaggagtttgagaccagcctagggcaacgtagtgagatccGATCtatatgaaaaattcaaaaattagccaggcatggtggtatgcgcctttggtcccagctactcaggaccctgaagtgggaggattgcctgagtccaggaggttgaggctgcagtgagctgagatctcaccactgcactccagcctgggcgacagagcgagaccctgtctccaaaaaccaaAAGTCCTAGGATGCTGATGATTACTAGGGTGCTTTGAACAACTGATGACACCTAAGCAGCATATAATAAATGGTCGCTATTTTTATGTGTCTGGCCCGTCCCCACGCTTCTGCCAACGCCACCCCTAGACTACATCCGCCACCTCCATGACAGCCAACACGTGGCTGTCTTCCACCGGGGCCGATTCTTCCGCGTGGGGACCCACTCCCGAAACAGCCTGCTTTCCCCGAGGGCCCTGGAGCAGCAGTTTCAGCGAATCCTGGACGATCCCTCACCGGCCTGCCCCCACGAGGAACATCTGGCTGCTCTGACCGCTGCTCCCAGGTAAGGGTCGGGGGTCAGGGGTCAGGGGTCAGGGGTCAGGGGCTCTCAGAGGCCGCCAGTGTCCTGAGGCCATGGAAGGGCAGGGTGGGACCAGGTGACGGCTGGGCAGGATGGACTCAGGCACATCCCGGGCCCTCCAGGGGCACGTGGGCCCAGGTGCGAAGGTCCCTGAAGacccaggcagcagaggcccTGGAGGCAGTGGAAGGGGCCGCTTTCTTTGTGTCACTGGACGCTGAGCCCGCGGGGCTCACCAGGGAGGACCCAGCAGCGTCGTTGGATGCCTATGCCCATGCCCTGCTGGCTGGCCAGGGCCATGACCGGTGAGTCAGTCTTGGGATGGGGCCCCCAGACATGGCACCCCAGAATGCAATATCAGACCTAGGACCCCCGACAGTAGACAGCCAGACCCTGGAGCCCACACCTGCAAAGTCTGTAGACCAGCGGCTGCCTAGAGCTGAGGACCCCAGACCCAATGCTTTGGGACCTGGAGACCTGGGACCAAGACCTATAACCCAGTCCCAGTGACCCCCAAATCCGAAACTCCAAACCCCTGAGCTGGACCCTCAGACCCAGAGACCCCAGATCTGAGGACCACCAAACCCAGGACCCCTAGGCCGTGACCCCAGACTTGGCAACCTCAGCCTCAGAACTTGAACCATTCAATCCTCAGGCCTTAATGCAGGCACCCCAAACCCATGGCCCCAGACGCAGACTTCCAGACCTAGAGATTCTCAGGCCTGGCAGGCATCACTGAATTCCTAGGCCCCAGGGGGGTCCCACTGACCTCCCAGCACCCCCAAAAGCCTTGAACCTTCCTCAGTGAGTTCTCTAAAAATCTCCAAACTctagactgggcgtggtggctcatgtctgtaatcccagcactttgggaggacgagaggggcagatcacttgaggtcaagggttcaagaccagcctggccagtatggtgaaacctcatctctactaaaaatgcaaaaattagctgggcatggtggtgcgtgcttgtgatcccagctatttgggaggctgaggtgggaaaatcacttcaaccctcagctacttgggaggcagaggttgcagtgagccaagatcgcgccactgcactccagcctgggcaacaagagtgaaactccatcaaacaaaaaaacaaacaaacaaaatccccaaACTCTAAATCCCAGACATATCTTGGATACCTCCAGGGCCACTACTGAGGACCCCCAATGGTCCTAGAAATCCCCACACCAGCACCCCAATGGATTCCCACATCTCCCCATCTAGAAAACCCCCTCAAGTCCCACAGAAAGCACTCCGAGGTCCCTCTGCCCCTCGCTCTCGGTGACCCCTCTGAACTCTCCCCGACAGCTGGTTTGACAAATCCTTCACCCTAATCGTCTTCTCTAACGGGAAGCTGGGCCTCAGCGTGGAGCACTCCTGGGCCGACTGCCCCATCTCAGGACACATGTGGGAGGTAGGGCGGCCAGCCCTCCCTTGTTCTGGGGACCCCCGCCCCATCTCCAAAGACCATCCTCTCCAGGGCCTTAGGGTCAGAAGAATAACTGaggcttggccaggcatggtggctcacacctgtaatcccagcaatttgggaggctgaggcaggcagatcatgaggtcaggagttcgagaccagcctggccaacatagtgaaaccccatcgctactggtagccaggcatggtggtgtgtgcctgtaatcccagctattcgggatgctgaggcatgagaattgcatgaacccaggaggtggaggttgcagtgagccgagatcgtgccactgcactccagcctgggcgacagagcaagactacatctcaaaaaaaaaaaaaaaagaaaagagaagaaagaaaaactgaggctcagggagaggcagaggctggcccAGGGTCACCCAGCAAAGAAAGGGTCTGGGGTGAGGACCTTCCTTTGATGAATTGGTAACTGGGGCTCAAAGAAGGAAGTGATTTTCCCAGAGTCCCACAGCGAGGAGTTACAGAGCAAGAAGACGACtccgggctgggtgcagtggctcatgcctataatcccagcactttgggaggtcaaggcagaaggatcacttaagcccaggagtttgagaccagcctgggcaacataaatgagaccctgtctacaaaaaacattaaaaaaaaaaaactagccaggcatgatggtacatgcctgtggtcccagctactccggaggatagcttgagcccaggagttcgaggctgcagtgagttataatttcaccactgcacaccagcccgggtgacagagcaagaccctgtcaaaaagaaaagaaaagaagtacagGGACAGTAAACGCCGGTTGAGTATTGGTATTAGTCCTGTTCTTGAGGAACATGAACCCGAGACCCCATCTGTGAACATCAGAGGTTTCTGTTTCTCAGAGACTTCCCCCTACCCCAAAAAGGGCCGTATGAAAAGAGGTCCCGGTTAGATGGCCTCAGTCCACAGGGAGGAAGGGTCTCTGACAGCCTCTGTTTGTCCGCAGTTCACTCTGGCTACAGAATGCTTTCAGCTGGGCTACTCAACAGACGGCCACTGCAAGGGGCACCCGGACCCCACACTACCCCGGCCCCAGCGGCTGCAATGGGACCTTCCAGACCAGGTGAGGCTGGGTTTCTGGGCCTCTCCTCCAAGTCCCACGATTCCTAGCCTTGACTCCAAACTCATCCCCACCCCCAATCTCAACCTGAAAATCAACCCCATTTCTACCCCCAACCTGAAACCCCCACTTCTCCCACCTCCAAATCAGGCCAAATGCATCTACAACCTCAAACCCCAAAACGAACCTCATCCCCAGCCCTAACTCCAACCCTCCTCCCATTGCCAATCCCATCCTCAACCCCAGCCCCATCTCTACTCGCTTCAGACTCACAACTCACCACTGTCCAACCCCAGCACCAACCCCTACTCCATGCCCAATCCCatcccaacaccaccaccacacctgaattCACTCCCATGTTCATCCTAACTCCACCCCATACCCAACCCCAACCCCATCCTGTACTCAGTCATGACCCCACCTCCAACCACAACCCATGCCCACCTCCAATTCACTTTCCATATCCAACCCCTTCCCCATTCCATTCCCAAACCACTCTCAGTCCCTCCTCCATTCCCAACCCCAGCTTCGGCTGTGGCCCAACCCCAATCCTGTTCCAGTCTGCACTGCCATGCCtatccccatctttttttttttttttttttgagacggagtccggctctgtcacccaggctggagtgcaatggcgcgatctcggctcactgcaagctccgcctcctgggttcaagcgattctcttgcctcagcctcccgaggagctgggattacaggtgcctgccaccacgtctggctaattttttgtatttttaatagacatgaggtttcgccatgttggccaggctggtctcaaactcctgacctcaggtgatccacccgcctcgtcctcccaaaatgctgggattacaggcgtgcgccaccatgttCAGCCCCTATCCCCATCTTTAGTCTCATCCTTCAATTCTCTTCTGTTCTTTGTCCCCATTTCCGTATTCTGCCGCAACCCTAACTCCACGTCCACCTTCGCTTCCAGCCTCATTCCTGGCTTTCACCCTACCCCCatctgtaaccccaactactcctcttccctcctcctctggcAGATCCACTCCTCCATCTCTCTAGCCCTGAGGGGAGCCAAGATCTTGTCTGAAAATGTCGACTGCCATGTCTTTCCATTCTCCCTATTTGGCAAGAGCTTCATCCGACGCTGCCACCTCTCTTCAGACAGCTTCATCCAGATCGCCTTGCAACTGGCCCACTTCCGGGTCAGCTGGGTTCCCCAACCACAGCCCCCTCAGGGTCTCAGTCCACCTGAGCCCCCAGGACCTGCCCCTCCACAGTTCCCTGTGGTCGTTGCCATTGTGGGTCGGCCATCTTGAATTCTCTCTCCCAACCATTCTTGGGCTGGCTGGAGGACGCTGGAGGTCTGGACAGAGATGGGTCAAGTCTGTAAGATTTCCTGATCCCTGCTGACAgattcctcttttcctccttgtCCCCCAGGACAGGGGTCAATTCTGCCTGACTTATGAGTCGGCCATGACTCGCTTATTCCTGGAAGGCCGGACGGAGACGGTGCGATCTTGCACGAGGGAGGCCTGCAACTTTGTGAGGGCCATGGAGGACAAAGAGAGGACGGTGGGTGCAGGCCTCGCTTGAGGCTTCAGTCCTTTCCGGGTACTCACTCATCCACTTGCAAACATTGATGGGACCTACTGAAGCCAGCCTCCATAAGGGGCACGAGGGACAAGGGATGAATCAGACCTGGCCTCTGACTTCAAAGAGCTCACCGATGGGGGAGACAGCCCAGCATGGTGTGATATCTGCTTTCATGGTGGTCTCACAGGGCACTGGGGGAGCACCCAAGAAGGaaccccatttatttatttatttatttttgagatggagtcttgctctgtcacccaggctggagtgcagtggcacagtctcggctcactgcaacctctgcctctcgggttcaagcaattctcgtgcctcagcctcccgagtagctggaattacaggtgcccgccaccatgcccagctaattttttttttttttagtagagatgaggtttcaccatgttggtcaggctggtctcgaactcctgacctcaggtgatctctctgcctcagcctctcaaagtgctgggattacaagcgtgagccgaTGGGCCTGGGCGGAACTCCATTTTTACAATGTAACTCTGCCCATTTAACCTCTATGTGACCTTATGACCTTCCTTTGCACCATTCCCCGCACCCCCTCTGCCCAGATCCCAGatcccacccaccccccactTCTGCTCCCTTGCCCCACACCTACCCCCGCACCTACAAGGTATTGTGGTTCCATGGGAGGAGTTTGGGCTCTGGGGCCAGACACACCTAGAAACCCACCTGGGTGTCCCTGGCTGTGTGAACCTGGGCACATGAGTTCccctctttaagcctcagttccccatctgtaaaatgggttgaaATTCCCACCTTGCAGGGATGCGGCAAGCTTGGTTGAGGCCAGGTGTGCCGCAGGCCCAGCACTAAGTCGACTTCCTGTCTTTCCATGACCTGTGACCTCCCTGGGGACCCCAGGACCCACAGTGCCTTGCCCTGTTTCGCGTGGCAGTGGACAAGCACCAGGCTCTGCTGAAGGCAGCCATGAGCGGGCAGGGAGTCGACCGCCACCTCTTTGCACTCTACGTCGTATCCCGATTCCTCCACCTGCAGTCGCCCTTCCTGACCCAGGTTGGGGCACAGGGAAAGGGTTAGAGAGGGAAATGGGAGACCATGGAAGAAGGGAGAGGCTTCAGGGAAGGAGGGTGATGTTGAAAAAGGACccatcaaggccgggcgcggtggctcacgcctgtaatcccagcactttgggaagccgaggtgggcggatcacttgaggtcaacagttcgaggccagcctagccaacatggtgaaattccatctctaccaaaaatacaaaaattagctgggcatggtgacagacacctgtaatcccagctacttgggagggctgaggcaggagaatcccttgaacccgggaggcggaggttgcagtgagctgagatcgtaccactgcactccagcctgggcgacagagcgagactctgtctcgaaaaaaaaagggTGATGTTGAGAAAGGACGCATCAGCAGAGAAGTCAGTTAGAGCGCTGGAGCGCGGGGGAAGAAAGGCAGAAGGCGGAGATGCAACCAGGCAACCGGAGCAGACAAAAGAGGAAAGGGTCAGTGGGGTGGGGCTAGGAGGAAAGGGCGTGGTCAGAGGAGGGGCGTGGTccgagggagaaggggagagggacgTGGTTGGTGAGAAGATGAGGGGCGTGGCCAGATAGGGCATGGCCAGGAGAAGGGTGTGGTCAGGGAGAAGGAGGCCCGGGATTTAGGGGTGAGAAAGAGCCAGGGATGCAGGGAGTGAAGTGGAGCCAAGGGCCGGAACGGCAGATCTCTGTCCTGCACATGTGATGGGCTCCTGTCCTCAGGTCCATTCGGAGCAGTGGCAGCTGTCCACCAGCCAGATCCCTGTTCAGCAAATGCATCTGTTTGACGTCCAGAATTACCCGGACTATGTTTCCTCGGGCGGTGGATTCGGGCCTGTGAGTGGAGCTGGCGCGCGCTGGCCCCTAGAGGAAAGAGGGGGCTGGGGTCCTGCACTCCTGTCTAGTGGGGGTGGAGGAGACTGGAGATATTTTCTTCCCTTCACTCTTTCTGACTCCAGGCTGATGACCATGGTTATGGTGTTTCTTATATCTTCATGGGGGATGACATGATCACCTTCCACATCTCCAGCAAAAAATCAAGCACAAAAACGGTGAGACAAACGTGTGTACTCACCAACTCCCTCTTTCCTCAGGAACCAGGAGCCTAGGCCCctagcccctcctccctcagacccaggagtccaggcccccagcgccttctccctcagacccaggagtccagacccccagcgcCTTCTCCCTcggacccaggagtccaggttccccagcccctcttccctcagacccaggaatccaggcccccagcccctcctccctcagacccaggagtccaggccccagccccctcctccctcagacccaggagtccaggccccagccccctcctccctcagacccagaaaTCCAGGCCCTCAGCCCTCTTGTTTCTCAGCCTCCAGGATCCTGTCTTCCAGCTTCCCCTGGCTCTGACACCGTTCTCCTTCCAGGATTCCCACAGGCTGGGGCAGCACATTGAGGATGCACTGTTGGATGTGGCCTCCCTGTTCCAGGCGGGACAGCATTTTAAGCGCCGGTTCAGAGGGTCAGGGAAGGAGGACTCCAGGCACAGGTGTGGATTTCTCTCCCGCCAGACTGGGGCCTCCAAGACATCAATGACATCCACCTACTTTTGACTCCTTCCAGCAGGCGGCTGGCCTCTCCGGGGAATGAGGGTGAAGATGGCCACAGCTGGCTGACACAGGGCAGGGGCAGCCTGTTTGGCCACCGGATATCCAGGCTAATAAAGATGTGTGAGCTGGGTGTGTGGTGTCTGCTATGCTGTTGGGCAGGGAGGGGTGGAAGAGGTTAGGACCAGGGTGGAGGAGAAcagatcttctgacctcgtgatccgcccaccttggcctcccaaagtgctaggattacaggcgtgagccactgtgcccggcccacaggtttttcttttttttttcccagagacagggtctcagtctgtcacccaggctggagtgcagtcttgcaatcatagctcactgcagcctcaacctccaagctcaagtgattctcctaccttagcctcacaagtagcttgggccacaggtgcgtgccgccacatccagctaattaccttttttttttttttttttttttttttttttttgtagagacagggttttgccatattcgccaggctggtcttgaactcctgggcttaagcgattctcctgcctcagcctccccagtagctgggattacaggcacctgccaccatgcctggctaattacaAAGCATCTTTCTGGGGAGCTGCACATCATCACATAGCCGGGGCTTTGTGAAGTCACGTTGGCCAGCAGAGATGAGCAAACACAGCTTCTAATGTTTGCTTCTTTGTCTCCCAACTCCAATTTCTGCTTCCGTCTTCCCATGTGATCTCCTCTGTCTCAAATTTCTCTCAGCCTTTCTCTTCCAAGGTCACTTGGCATTGGATTGATGGGCCACAAAGATGATGAGAGATGATCTCATTTCAAGGTCTTTAACTGCACCTTCAGAgactctgtgatggttaatactgagtgttgctggggcgcggtggctcacacctgtaatcccagcactttgggaggccaaggtgggcagatcatgaggtcaggagttcaagatcagcctgaccaacatggtgaaacccagtttctactaaaaacacaaaaattagccgggcatggtggcacatgcctgtaatcccagctactcaggaggcagaggcaggaaaactgcttgaacctgggaggcagaggctgcaatgagccgagattgtgccgctgcactccagcctgacaacagagcggaactctgtctaaagaaaaaaaaaaaatacagagtgtCAACCTGACTGGATGGacggatgcaaagtattgatcctgggtgtgtctgtgaggatgtgccaaaggagattaacatttgagtcagtgggctgggaaaggcagacccacccttaatttgggtgggcaccatctagtcagctgccagcatggctagaatataaagcaggtagaaacatgtgaaaagactagaatggcctagcctcccagcctacatctttctcccgtgctggatgcttcctgccctcaaacatcaaactccaagttcttcagttttgggacttgactgactctccttgctcctcagcttgcagatggcctgttgtgggaccttgtgaaTGTGTGAATTAATACTTACTAaacttccatatatatatgtgtgtgtgtgtatgtgtgtgtgtgtatatatatatgtatgtatacacacacacacacatatacacacacacacacacacatcctattagttctgcccctctagagaaccctgaccaaTACAGACTCTTTCCAATAAgttaacattcacaggttccagggatttggATGTGGCGCTATCTTTTGGGGTCCTAGGTgtgagggaggagaggctggTACCTGGATTCCTGGATTCCCATTCAACCCACTATACTTGATCCCTGGTTAAAGTGGTATCTACTGGGCTTTTTCCTctgtaaatttaacatttttccctttgtaattttttttttttttttttgacggagtctcactctgttgcccaggctggagtgcaatggcatgatctcagctcactgcaagctccgcctcctgggttcaaacggttcttctgccttagcctcccaagtagctgggactacaggtgcccaccaccacacccagctaattttttgtatttttagtagagatggggtttcaccatgttaaccaggatggtcttgatctcttgacctcgtgatctgcccgccttggcctcccaaagtgctctctgtcacccacgctggagtgcaacggcatgatcttgggtcactgcaacctccgcttcccaagttcaagtgattcttctgcctcagcctcccaagtagctgggattataggcgtgtgccaccatgcctggctaatttttgtatgtttagtagagacggggtttcaccatgttgtccagactggtctagaactcatgaccttgtgatccgcccaccatgacctcccaaagtgctggattgtaagtgtgagccaccgcacttggcccttaaatatttttatatttattatctttctatttttctttcaggaTAACACTAATTAGtgttacattataatatatattaatatcttgGCTTTGGATATCTCTTAATACTCCTCAACAGGAAAACCAATCTTTGTTTTACTCATTTACTTCTTTAGACAACCTTTACAATAATTGTGTCTAATCCATTGAAAAATCAtctcattgggattttgattgaatcctctttaaaaccacaatgtaacTGGGGGAGAATAAATATCAGCAGAGCATACATATTAGCTATCCAGAAAAATAATTAGTCTTTCAATGAatttaaggacttttttttttttttttttttttttttgcaagtagtctttcaaaaatacatttggtCCTCAGGGGTACAGAATTGAATTAATCATAATTGCTGGTCCTTGGCACATACTATTATTATGTGTGCCAATTATTAAGCTATTATCTCTTGGCTTCAAATCTATTTCTCAACACTGGGCTTTGCGTAACTGGGAATGGGACTCTGAAAACCCCACTTTCACTTTGCCAAGTGGTGTGTTAGCCTCTGCCAATAGGGGGTGCCAGAGGGACTGTACAGCCTGAAGGAGGAAAAGGGGTCTTGCTCCTTCCTGTTTGCTCTCTGCTTACTTCCTGTTGGTTTCCTGTTCCCATCTGCATCAGCAAAGCTTCTTCACCCTGTCCAAGGCAGTTCTTTCCTGTAGCAGCAACTAAATCCAATTTGCAGTTTTTCCAAACTTGCACATCCTCAGAGATGCCAGACCATTTGGAGATGCCAGACCAGCACCCCTGCCTGAGAAAATTCCAGTTTCTGGTGATCCTCCTCAGAGCTCAGAAACACCAGCACCATCTGAGCAGTTCCTCCTCttcagagcctcagtttttttgtttgtttgtttgttttgagacagagtctcactctgttgcccaggctggggtgcaatggtacgatcttggctcactgcaaactccacttcacgggttcaagtgattctcctgcctcagcctcctgagtaactgggattatagatgtgtgtcaccatgcccagctaatttttgtatttttagtagagacggggtttccccatgttggctatgctggtctcgaactcccaacctcaggtgatccactcgccttggcctaccaaggtgctgggattacaggcatgagccactgtgc
The sequence above is drawn from the Macaca thibetana thibetana isolate TM-01 chromosome 19, ASM2454274v1, whole genome shotgun sequence genome and encodes:
- the CPT1C gene encoding carnitine O-palmitoyltransferase 1, brain isoform isoform X5 encodes the protein MAEAHQAVGFRTSLTSDGAEVELSAPVLQEIYLSGLRSWKRHLSRFWNDFLTGVFPASPLSWLFLFSAIQLAWFLQLDPSLGLMEKIKELLPDWGGQHHGLRGVLAAALFASCLWGTLIFTLHVALRLLLSYHGWLLEPHGAMSSPTKTWLALVRIFSGRHPMLFSYQRSLPRQPVPSVQDTVRKYLESVRPVLSDEDFDWTAVLAQEFLRLQASLLQWYLRLKSWWASNYVSDWWEEFVYLRSRNPLMVNSNYYMMDFLYVTPTPLQAARAGNAVHALLLYRHRLNRQEIPPVRGPQWAGDGGVVLWPLGHRGPGRQLTAHGFLQTLLMGMRPLCSAQYEKIFNTTRIPGVQKDYIRHLHDSQHVAVFHRGRFFRVGTHSRNSLLSPRALEQQFQRILDDPSPACPHEEHLAALTAAPRGTWAQVRRSLKTQAAEALEAVEGAAFFVSLDAEPAGLTREDPAASLDAYAHALLAGQGHDRWFDKSFTLIVFSNGKLGLSVEHSWADCPISGHMWEFTLATECFQLGYSTDGHCKGHPDPTLPRPQRLQWDLPDQDRGQFCLTYESAMTRLFLEGRTETVRSCTREACNFVRAMEDKERTDPQCLALFRVAVDKHQALLKAAMSGQGVDRHLFALYVVSRFLHLQSPFLTQVHSEQWQLSTSQIPVQQMHLFDVQNYPDYVSSGGGFGPADDHGYGVSYIFMGDDMITFHISSKKSSTKTDSHRLGQHIEDALLDVASLFQAGQHFKRRFRGSGKEDSRHRCGFLSRQTGASKTSMTSTYF
- the CPT1C gene encoding carnitine O-palmitoyltransferase 1, brain isoform isoform X4, producing MAEAHQAVGFRTSLTSDGAEVELSAPVLQEIYLSGLRSWKRHLSRFWNDFLTGVFPASPLSWLFLFSAIQLAWFLQLDPSLGLMEKIKELLPDWGGQHHGLRGVLAAALFASCLWGTLIFTLHVALRLLLSYHGWLLEPHGAMSSPTKTWLALVRIFSGRHPMLFSYQRSLPRQPVPSVQDTVRKYLESVRPVLSDEDFDWTAVLAQEFLRLQASLLQWYLRLKSWWASNYVSDWWEEFVYLRSRNPLMVNSNYYMMAARAGNAVHALLLYRHRLNRQEIPPTLLMGMRPLCSAQYEKIFNTTRIPGVQKDYIRHLHDSQHVAVFHRGRFFRVGTHSRNSLLSPRALEQQFQRILDDPSPACPHEEHLAALTAAPRGTWAQVRRSLKTQAAEALEAVEGAAFFVSLDAEPAGLTREDPAASLDAYAHALLAGQGHDRWFDKSFTLIVFSNGKLGLSVEHSWADCPISGHMWEFTLATECFQLGYSTDGHCKGHPDPTLPRPQRLQWDLPDQIHSSISLALRGAKILSENVDCHVFPFSLFGKSFIRRCHLSSDSFIQIALQLAHFRDRGQFCLTYESAMTRLFLEGRTETVRSCTREACNFVRAMEDKERTDPQCLALFRVAVDKHQALLKAAMSGQGVDRHLFALYVVSRFLHLQSPFLTQVHSEQWQLSTSQIPVQQMHLFDVQNYPDYVSSGGGFGPADDHGYGVSYIFMGDDMITFHISSKKSSTKTDSHRLGQHIEDALLDVASLFQAGQHFKRRFRGSGKEDSRHRCGFLSRQTGASKTSMTSTYF
- the CPT1C gene encoding carnitine O-palmitoyltransferase 1, brain isoform isoform X6; amino-acid sequence: MSSPTKTWLALVRIFSGRHPMLFSYQRSLPRQPVPSVQDTVRKYLESVRPVLSDEDFDWTAVLAQEFLRLQASLLQWYLRLKSWWASNYVSDWWEEFVYLRSRNPLMVNSNYYMMDFLYVTPTPLQAARAGNAVHALLLYRHRLNRQEIPPVRGPQWAGDGGVVLWPLGHRGPGRQLTAHGFLQTLLMGMRPLCSAQYEKIFNTTRIPGVQKDYIRHLHDSQHVAVFHRGRFFRVGTHSRNSLLSPRALEQQFQRILDDPSPACPHEEHLAALTAAPRGTWAQVRRSLKTQAAEALEAVEGAAFFVSLDAEPAGLTREDPAASLDAYAHALLAGQGHDRWFDKSFTLIVFSNGKLGLSVEHSWADCPISGHMWEFTLATECFQLGYSTDGHCKGHPDPTLPRPQRLQWDLPDQIHSSISLALRGAKILSENVDCHVFPFSLFGKSFIRRCHLSSDSFIQIALQLAHFRDRGQFCLTYESAMTRLFLEGRTETVRSCTREACNFVRAMEDKERTDPQCLALFRVAVDKHQALLKAAMSGQGVDRHLFALYVVSRFLHLQSPFLTQVHSEQWQLSTSQIPVQQMHLFDVQNYPDYVSSGGGFGPADDHGYGVSYIFMGDDMITFHISSKKSSTKTDSHRLGQHIEDALLDVASLFQAGQHFKRRFRGSGKEDSRHRCGFLSRQTGASKTSMTSTYF